A window of Litorilinea aerophila contains these coding sequences:
- a CDS encoding UPF0175 family protein, with translation MSSMLTVHLQFPRDLLGALEIPQEQLEARLRELIALQLFQEGRVSSGKGAELLGVSKLEFIQLLARHGLFYFMETPEELVSEVNMLEQLFHEDSEGDRPGSKA, from the coding sequence ATGAGCAGCATGTTGACGGTACATTTACAATTCCCGCGAGACTTGTTGGGAGCACTAGAAATCCCCCAGGAACAGCTAGAGGCTCGGCTGCGGGAACTGATTGCACTGCAGTTGTTCCAAGAGGGGCGCGTCTCTTCAGGGAAGGGGGCCGAATTATTGGGTGTTTCCAAGTTGGAGTTCATTCAGCTATTGGCGCGACATGGGCTCTTTTACTTCATGGAAACTCCAGAGGAATTGGTGTCCGAAGTGAATATGCTAGAACAGCTATTCCATGAGGACAGTGAGGGCGATAGGCCGGGGAGCAAGGCATGA